A window of Oncorhynchus tshawytscha isolate Ot180627B linkage group LG10, Otsh_v2.0, whole genome shotgun sequence contains these coding sequences:
- the LOC112261147 gene encoding C-C motif chemokine 20-like, which yields MAQIRAPVIVLLVLLAVGLFAAEVSAAKQGFPRGCCTSYSQGRMDIRLILGFSIQTVKDGCNIDAIIFHTGRGRFPCMDPTKGWVMKAVHKLRERAERLNKKRS from the exons ATGGCCCAGATCAGAGCCCCTGTTATTGTGCTGCTCGTGCTCCTGGCTGTGGGGCTGTTTGCTGCCGAGGTTTCTGCAGCTAAACAAG GTTTTCCTAGAGGCTGTTGTACGAGTTACTCCCAGGGTAGGATGGACATTCGTCTCATCCTTGGCTTTTCCATACAGACAGTGAAAGACGGGTGCAACATTGATGCTATCAT TTTCCACACTGGCAGAGGGAGATTCCCATGTATGGATCCCACCAAGGGCTGGGTTATGAAAGCTGTTCACAAGCTGAG GGAGAGAGCGGAACGATTGAACAAGAAAAGGTCATAG